In Pseudomonadota bacterium, the following are encoded in one genomic region:
- a CDS encoding GAF domain-containing protein, with product MSADGQGHTGAGGDVAERLHHIERMLDIMRAATSSPDLEMSLYAIVSAMRTLLPFDRAVVFLLDERRESLEVYEPEALDLDFERTGRLARSDVRVPLAGTVSAWVITHHASRCIDEAEDELARFPGSRSPHWSGMRSAIIAPLYVQGRAIGTLKVMSRDPGRFSSEMRLLIEQVAAAVGAAVHHGELYRRESALVEQLRETSRIKDELIAMVSHDLKSPLTAMLGYARLLRTGRFGQLTDGQRDVLDEFERSSRHMNALLDDLSDVARLGIRGIELRRVPLDVRKVIEESMHALRAQAQERQVEMALPQEEEGETSIVVAADPKRLRQIVSNLLTNAIKYNRVGGRVDVGVCCSGELARVDVRDTGSGIPSDRLETVFELHARLDGHKSIEGTGLGLTITRELVTLHGGRIWVESELGMGSCFSFTLPLAGPAQHAEAAP from the coding sequence ATGAGTGCCGACGGGCAAGGACACACCGGTGCAGGGGGAGACGTGGCCGAGCGGCTTCATCACATCGAACGCATGCTCGACATCATGCGTGCCGCCACGTCGTCGCCGGATCTCGAGATGTCCCTGTATGCCATCGTGTCGGCCATGCGCACCCTTCTCCCGTTCGATCGGGCCGTGGTCTTCCTGCTCGACGAGAGGCGCGAGAGCCTCGAGGTCTACGAGCCGGAGGCGCTCGATCTCGATTTCGAGCGCACGGGGCGCCTGGCGCGCAGCGATGTGCGCGTTCCGCTGGCAGGCACGGTGTCCGCCTGGGTCATCACCCATCATGCTTCGCGCTGCATCGATGAGGCTGAAGACGAGCTTGCGCGATTTCCAGGTTCACGCTCGCCGCACTGGAGCGGGATGCGCTCTGCGATCATCGCCCCTCTGTATGTGCAGGGGCGCGCCATCGGAACGCTCAAGGTCATGAGCCGCGACCCCGGTCGCTTCTCTTCCGAGATGCGCCTGCTCATCGAGCAGGTTGCGGCGGCCGTGGGCGCTGCGGTTCACCACGGGGAGCTCTACCGACGCGAGTCCGCGCTTGTCGAGCAGCTGCGCGAGACCAGCCGCATCAAGGACGAGCTGATCGCCATGGTCTCCCATGATCTCAAGTCACCGCTCACCGCCATGCTGGGCTATGCGCGCCTGCTCCGAACCGGTCGCTTCGGTCAGCTCACCGACGGGCAGCGTGACGTTCTCGATGAGTTCGAGCGGTCGAGCCGGCACATGAATGCGCTTCTCGATGACCTGTCCGACGTGGCTCGCCTGGGCATCCGGGGCATCGAGCTGCGCCGCGTGCCCCTTGATGTTCGCAAGGTCATCGAGGAGAGCATGCACGCGCTCAGGGCACAGGCACAGGAGCGACAGGTCGAGATGGCCCTCCCGCAGGAAGAGGAGGGGGAGACATCCATCGTGGTGGCCGCCGACCCGAAGCGACTGCGTCAGATCGTCTCCAACCTGCTCACCAACGCCATCAAGTACAACCGCGTCGGGGGCCGTGTCGACGTGGGGGTGTGCTGCAGCGGAGAGCTCGCGCGCGTCGATGTGAGAGACACCGGAAGCGGCATCCCCTCTGATCGCCTCGAGACCGTCTTCGAGCTCCACGCCCGTCTCGATGGACACAAGAGCATCGAGGGAACAGGGCTGGGCCTCACCATCACCCGCGAGCTCGTCACGCTTCACGGAGGGCGCATCTGGGTGGAGAGCGAGCTCGGGATGGGGAGCTGCTTCTCGTTCACCCTCCCCCTTGCGGGACCGGCCCAGCACGCCGAGGCGGCGCCTTGA
- a CDS encoding CBS domain-containing protein — protein sequence MTRRVESHAPGEGETRPQPSEVIITHAGADFDGLASMFCARLLYPGAMPLLIGPPDLSVRAFLDAYGTSFPIQQAHDVASLPLTRVVLVDVQVPARLGPFREIVSDARVEVHVYDHHPPTAESIQGDVHCVERVGATITLLVNRLMARLGGPPTLSPIEATLFAIGIYEETGGLTFPETTPADARAVAWLLEQGANLSCVTDFTQPPLREEQHTLLRAFLERSQMRDIRGMRVLVCRAESERYVGETAVVAHRIMDLERPDALLCVTRMGDRAYIVARSRESGPDVSGITAHFGGGGHPRAASAAMAARPLDAIVEEIWRVVEREARPGLCARDVMSAPLQHIDLVDDPTPTVEDVRDRFLRHGHTVLPVLSTGSVHGCISRRDIDKAMQHGLGATSVLPYISPSFPTVPLDLSARDLLRRLSGAQTRAIVVDERGQAAGIVTRADVLEALRRQSQPVTTEVGRLERLPLPLRRLLRRCGEVGDALEMNVYVVGGFVRDVLLERETLDVDVVVEGDGIRYAAALAQALGARVSAHHKFGTAVVTRMPREGAQTGDDTSPAALPTKIDVASTRLEFYTRPAALPEVTGSTLKADLHRRDFSINAMAIQLNGASFGHLVDFFGARRDLEEGVVRVLHSLSFVDDPTRIFRAIKFEQRYHFRMDAHTEALLRHAARSGWLEALSPARVRDEFEQILSEARPVPAIVRMAQLRVLHLIHPGLSLGGRVRALLDEITGVLLRYAALVEREHVRRWLVYFRGLASGLSEAALHAVADRYAIGQASRSRLFLERDHVRLLLRRLYGPAVPSSEVYRLLSPLSLEMVLYLLARSNARSVKERIMLFLDRLRLVTPLVTGDHLKRWGIPPGPQMGRTLTALLEAQIDGCFRDVDGGRAWLAEKDIPASWT from the coding sequence TTGACCCGGCGCGTCGAATCGCACGCGCCGGGAGAAGGGGAGACACGCCCGCAACCGTCTGAGGTCATCATCACCCATGCCGGCGCAGACTTCGATGGTCTCGCCTCGATGTTCTGCGCGCGCCTCCTGTATCCCGGCGCCATGCCCCTGCTCATCGGTCCGCCCGATCTCTCGGTTCGTGCGTTCCTCGACGCTTATGGCACGTCGTTCCCCATTCAGCAGGCCCATGACGTCGCATCGCTTCCCCTCACCCGCGTTGTGCTGGTCGATGTCCAGGTTCCGGCTCGTCTGGGCCCGTTTCGGGAGATTGTGAGCGACGCCCGCGTGGAAGTGCACGTCTACGATCACCATCCGCCCACCGCCGAGAGCATTCAAGGAGACGTGCACTGCGTGGAACGGGTCGGGGCCACCATCACGCTCCTGGTCAATCGACTGATGGCGCGCTTGGGGGGACCTCCGACCCTCTCCCCCATCGAGGCCACGCTGTTCGCCATCGGCATCTACGAGGAGACCGGTGGGCTCACGTTTCCAGAGACCACCCCGGCGGATGCGCGGGCCGTGGCCTGGCTGCTCGAGCAGGGGGCGAACCTCTCCTGCGTCACCGATTTCACCCAGCCTCCCTTGCGGGAGGAGCAGCACACGCTGCTGCGTGCCTTCCTCGAGCGGTCGCAGATGCGAGACATCCGCGGCATGCGCGTGCTCGTCTGTCGCGCTGAGAGCGAGCGATATGTGGGCGAGACCGCCGTTGTGGCTCACCGCATCATGGATCTCGAGCGCCCGGATGCCCTGCTCTGCGTGACGCGCATGGGCGACCGCGCCTACATCGTGGCTCGCAGCCGCGAGAGCGGGCCGGACGTCTCCGGCATCACTGCCCACTTCGGTGGCGGGGGGCACCCGCGCGCCGCCTCCGCCGCCATGGCCGCGCGCCCGCTCGACGCCATTGTCGAGGAGATCTGGCGGGTCGTGGAGCGCGAAGCGCGTCCGGGGCTGTGCGCGCGAGACGTCATGTCGGCGCCGTTGCAGCACATCGATCTCGTCGACGATCCCACCCCGACGGTGGAGGACGTTCGTGATCGCTTCCTGCGACATGGTCATACCGTGCTTCCCGTGCTATCGACCGGGAGCGTGCACGGATGCATCTCGCGCCGCGACATCGACAAGGCGATGCAGCACGGCCTGGGCGCGACGTCTGTGCTCCCGTACATCAGTCCGAGCTTTCCGACGGTACCGCTCGATCTCTCGGCCCGCGATCTCCTGCGTCGCCTGTCCGGCGCACAGACACGGGCCATCGTGGTTGACGAGAGGGGGCAGGCCGCGGGCATCGTCACGCGGGCCGACGTGCTCGAGGCGCTTCGGCGTCAGTCGCAGCCGGTGACCACCGAGGTCGGAAGGCTGGAGCGTCTTCCCTTGCCCCTGAGACGCTTGCTGCGCCGCTGCGGCGAGGTGGGTGACGCGCTCGAGATGAACGTGTACGTGGTCGGGGGGTTCGTGCGCGACGTCCTTCTCGAGCGAGAGACCCTCGATGTCGACGTGGTGGTGGAAGGCGATGGCATCCGCTATGCCGCTGCGCTGGCGCAGGCACTGGGAGCGCGGGTGAGCGCGCACCACAAGTTCGGGACCGCAGTGGTGACGCGGATGCCCAGAGAGGGCGCCCAGACCGGCGATGACACGTCGCCGGCAGCGCTGCCGACCAAGATCGACGTGGCGTCGACGCGCCTGGAGTTCTACACCCGCCCCGCGGCGCTCCCCGAGGTGACTGGTTCCACCCTGAAGGCCGATCTCCATCGGCGCGACTTCTCCATAAACGCCATGGCCATCCAGCTCAATGGGGCTTCCTTCGGACATCTGGTCGATTTCTTCGGTGCGCGCCGCGATCTCGAGGAAGGGGTGGTGCGCGTCCTCCACAGCCTGTCGTTCGTGGACGATCCCACGCGCATCTTCCGCGCCATCAAGTTCGAGCAGCGCTACCACTTCCGGATGGATGCGCACACCGAGGCGCTGCTGCGCCATGCAGCACGCTCGGGCTGGCTCGAGGCGCTCAGCCCGGCGCGCGTGCGCGACGAGTTCGAGCAGATCCTCTCTGAGGCGCGGCCCGTGCCGGCCATCGTGCGCATGGCGCAGCTGCGCGTTCTCCATCTCATCCATCCGGGCCTCTCGCTGGGTGGGCGGGTACGTGCGCTGCTCGACGAGATCACCGGGGTGCTGCTGCGCTATGCCGCTCTTGTGGAGCGCGAGCATGTGCGTCGCTGGCTCGTGTACTTCCGCGGACTGGCGAGCGGCCTGTCGGAGGCGGCGCTTCATGCGGTGGCCGATCGCTATGCCATCGGTCAGGCGTCACGCAGCCGCCTCTTCCTCGAGCGCGACCATGTGCGTCTGCTGCTGCGTCGCCTCTACGGCCCCGCGGTTCCTTCGAGCGAGGTGTACCGCCTGCTCTCGCCGCTCTCGCTCGAGATGGTGCTCTACCTGCTGGCGCGATCGAACGCGCGATCGGTGAAGGAGCGCATCATGCTCTTCCTCGACCGCCTGCGCCTCGTCACCCCCCTGGTGACCGGCGATCATCTGAAGCGCTGGGGGATCCCGCCAGGGCCGCAGATGGGCCGCACGCTCACCGCCCTGCTCGAAGCGCAGATCGACGGCTGCTTCCGAGACGTCGATGGGGGGCGAGCCTGGCTCGCGGAAAAGGATATCCCTGCTTCCTGGACGTAA